One Brassica napus cultivar Da-Ae chromosome A5, Da-Ae, whole genome shotgun sequence DNA window includes the following coding sequences:
- the LOC106453789 gene encoding eukaryotic translation initiation factor 3 subunit B-like gives HYQVEEFDISPGEKYLVTYSKPKPRDPNGLWLKIFDVRTGTAIVGLNNVDVADSPQWPLIIRWAGGKDDEFFAILSKNKTVSVFETKKFNLLGNAPLLLDDVIDISWSPTQAVLAILLKASGKQPVKVVLLQFPNNVKLAEKDLTAILGDCKMHWQSNGDYLAVNTCGGFEFFRIKEEGIPTDSLKVDKKILAFAWEPSGHRFAVIYGDEPNLSVSFYSMKTPGKVTELTTLSNRQADALFWSPKGNRIVLAGLKEGNLEFFDVDQLAQISPVANVVANQVAWNQSGKYVATVFTSPQEKIDSDCHSEPDDPRESLTIWSSDGKRLFVHQCQFPIIQLDWRTHGGIIDDDMLKKQ, from the coding sequence CATTATCAGGTAGAAGAGTTTGATATTTCCCCAGGTGAAAAATACCTGGTCACCTATAGCAAACCAAAACCAAGGGATCCAAATGGACTCTGGCTTAAGATCTTCGATGTGAGAACTGGGACAGCAATCGTTGGACTAAATAATGTTGATGTTGCTGATTCCCCACAGTGGCCTCTTATTATAAGATGGGCTGGGGGTAAAGATGATGAATTCTTTGCCATTCTTAGCAAAAACAAGACTGTATCTGTCTTCGAGACCAAGAAATTCAACCTGTTGGGCAACGCCCCACTGCTCCTTGATGATGTTATAGATATTTCCTGGTCTCCAACTCAAGCTGTACTTGCAATACTGTTGAAAGCAAGTGGCAAGCAGCCTGTCAAGGTTGTTCTTCTGCAATTCCCCAACAACGTTAAGCTGGCCGAGAAGGATCTTACCGCTATTCTTGGCGACTGCAAGATGCACTGGCAGAGCAATGGTGATTACCTCGCTGTCAATACTTGCGGGGGATTTGAGTTTTTCCGCATCAAAGAGGAAGGCATACCCACAGATTCTCTCAAGGTGGACAAGAAGATCCTGGCTTTTGCGTGGGAGCCTAGCGGTCACCGATTTGCTGTGATTTACGGAGACGAACCAAATCTGTCTGTCAGTTTCTACTCGATGAAGACACCTGGAAAGGTCACAGAGCTTACTACTTTGAGCAACAGGCAAGCAGATGCTCTCTTTTGGTCGCCCAAAGGCAATCGCATTGTCCTTGCTGGATTGAAAGAGGGCAACCTTGAGTTTTTTGATGTGGACCAGCTTGCTCAAATTTCCCCAGTTGCAAACGTGGTGGCCAACCAGGTTGCTTGGAATCAGAGTGGGAAATATGTTGCCACAGTGTTTACATCTCCACAAGAGAAAATTGATAGTGATTGTCACAGTGAACCAGATGATCCTCGTGAGAGTTTGACTATCTGGTCCTCCGATGGAAAGCGTCTTTTTGTTCATCAGTGTCAATTTCCTATAATCCAGCTGGATTGGCGCACTCACGGAGGAATCATAGATGATGACATGCTTAAGAAGCAATGA
- the LOC106455022 gene encoding transcription factor bHLH95-like has product MSIQFNMTNAQELGQETIVWGISNSDDSQGGCKRIDKQPPLVRPSHPSEIPTSDKKASKGKKRTQRNEKNHVEESPDHEIHIWTERERRKKMRDMFAKLHALLPQLPPKADKSTIVDEAVSSIKSLEQTLHNLQMRKLEKLQYSSASNTTTTTAFPYDPSSSPTVLLTPISNQPHILPVGAASADSYSREALLANQISSSSMNLPYPCDDPTAEFDTWSTRNAVLNICGNEAFFSLCCPKDKSGVFTNMCYLFEKYNIDVIFASVSSNVFRSTYMIQAQVKPSYENQLLGDGFGAAEIFKQAAQEMALCFSSS; this is encoded by the exons ATGAGCATTCAGTTCAATATGACTAATGCTCAAGAGTTGGGGCAAGAGACTATTGTGTGGGGCATATCCAATTCTGATGATTCTCAAGGTGGCTGCAAGAGAATCGACAAGCAACCGCCTCTAGTGCGTCCTTCTCATCCGTCTGAAATTCCGACATCCGATAAGAAAGcttcaaaaggaaaaaagaggacccaaagaaatgagaaaaatcaTGTAGAAGAATCACCCGATCATGAAATACATATATGGACTGAAAGagaaaggaggaagaagatgagagatATGTTTGCTAAACTACATGCTTTGCTTCCCCAACTTCCTCCTAAG GCAGACAAATCAACAATCGTAGACGAGGCAGTGAGCTCCATCAAATCCCTTGAACAAACTTTACATAATCTCCAGATGAGAAAACTCGAGAAACTTCAATATTCTTCGGCTTCAAACACAACAACTACTACTGCTTTCCCTTATGATCCATCTTCTTCTCCTACAGTTCTCCTCACACCAATATCAAACCAGCCCCATATCCTTCCCGTAGGTGCCGCCTCAGCAGATTCTTACTCCCGTGAAGCTTTATTGGCCAATCAGATATCTTCTTCCAGCATGAACCTGCCCTACCCTTGTGATGACCCGACTGCTGAGTTTGATACTTGGTCCACACGTAACGCCGTGCTGAATATTTGTGGAAATGAAGCTTTCTTCAGTTTGTGTTGCCCTAAAGACAAATCAGGGGTTTTCACTAATATGTGTTACTTGTTTGAGAAGTATAACATTGACGTTATATTTGCTAGTGTCTCCTCTAATGTTTTCCGGAGCACCTACATGATCCAAGCacaa GTAAAGCCGAGCTATGAGAATCAGTTATTGGGAGATGGGTTTGGAGCTGCGGAAATTTTCAAGCAAGCTGCTCAAGAAATGGCCTTATGTTTTTCATCTTCTTGA
- the LOC106451691 gene encoding uncharacterized protein At4g06744-like, with protein MASIYSLLLFLSLLQLQCTLSTGNNHIIHRKSLEIISGSGVGGIPPPLPSPQPKPEECPPPCPPRPPPPQPEECSPPPPPPCPPPRPPPPQPEECPPPPPPPCPPPPQPKPEECPPPPPPPCPPPPPPPPPPPPPSPPPTPSPKTPPLPPPESIHSPPKAPPLPPSEPSRSPPKPPKSPPPPQLTFASPLLKKVYPVLQAFKKLVEVDPKNILASWNGSDICGKYRGLECAMFPGTKYQAVASVQFNGFNFSGKNLRLDNFLDKLDTVTIFHANSNNFLGSVPKVSNLKYLFELDLSNNKLTGEFPASVLKATNLTFLDLRFNTFSGSVPRQVFNLDLDVLFINNNNLVQKLPHNLGSITALYLTFANNRFTGPIPASIGNIKYLQEVLFLNNQLTGCLPYQIGKLNRATVFDVGYNNLTGPIPYSFGCLDKMEQLNLARNKFFGTIPEIVCEISSLKNLSLSYNFFTQVGPKCRNLIKRNILDVRMNCILDLPNQKTPLECANFFTRKHTCPNSKSMFRIPCGKNPNRVRLDQEQLENEQAQTSSPVSYWALNPDRIQNR; from the exons ATGGCTTCAATCTATtcacttcttctttttctttcacttTTACAACTACAGTGCACTCTATCTACTGGGAACAACCATATTATCCACAGAAAATCCTTAGAAATCATTTCCGGCAGTGGTGTCGGTGGCATTCCACCACCGTTACCTTCACCGCAACCAAAACCTGAAGAATGCCCTCCTCCATGCCCGCCACGGCCACCGCCTCCACAACCTGAAGAATgctctcctccaccacctcctccatGCCCTCCTCCACGGCCACCGCCTCCACAACCTGAAGAATGccctcctccacctcctcctccatgCCCTCCTCCACCGCAACCAAAACCTGAAGAATGCCCTCCTCCACCGCCTCCTCCATGCCCTCCTCCAccgcctcctcctccaccgcctCCTCCTCCATCGCCTCCTCCTACACCTTCCCCCAAAACACCACCACTTCCTCCGCCGGAGTCGATACATTCACCACCCAAAGCACCGCCACTTCCACCGTCGGAGCCATCACGCTCACCGCCTAAACCACCGAAATCACCACCGCCGCCGCAACTAACTTTTGCGAGTCCACTACTAAAGAAAGTCTACCCAGTCCTCCAAGCTTTCAAGAAACTAGTCGAAGTCGATCCAAAGAACATTCTTGCTTCTTGGAATGGCTCCGACATTTGCGGCAAATACCGCGGACTCGAATGCGCGATGTTCCCTGGAACAAAATATCAAGCAGTCGCCAGCGTCCAGTTTAACGGGTTTAACTTCTCCGGCAAGAACCTTCGATTAGATAACTTTCTCGACAAGTTAGACACAGTCACCATCTTTCACGCAAACTCCAACAACTTCTTAGGCTCTGTCCCTAAAGTCAGCAACTTGAAGTACTTATTCGAGCTTGACCTAAGCAACAACAAACTTACCGGAGAGTTCCCAGCTTCTGTCTTAAAAGCAACAAATCTCACGTTTCTCGATCTCAGGTTCAATACTTTCTCAGGCTCTGTTCCACGTCAGGTCTTTAATCTCGATCTCGACGTCTtgttcatcaacaacaacaatcttGTTCAGAAACTTCCACACAATCTTGGCTCCATCACCGCTCTTTATCTCACATTCGCCAACAACAG GTTCACTGGTCCAATTCCTGCTAGCATAGGCAACATTAAGTACCTACAAGAAGTACTTTTCTTGAATAACCAGTTAACCGGATGCTTACCATATCAAATAGGCAAGCTAAACCGAGCCACTGTTTTTGATGTTGGGTATAACAACCTAACTGGTCCTATACCATATTCTTTCGGTTGCTTAGACAAGATGGAACAACTCAACTTAGCCAGAAACAAATTCTTTGGAACCATACCAGAGATCGTATGCGAGATTTCCAGTCTCAAAAACCTCTCCCTCTCCTATAATTTCTTCACTCAGGTCGGTCCAAAATGTAGGAATCTCATCAAGAGAAACATTCTCGACGTTCGTATGAATTGTATACTTGATCTTCCAAACCAGAAAACGCCACTGGAATGTGCTAACTTCTTCACGCGGAAACATACATGTCCTAATTCCAAGTCCATGTTTCGGATCCCTTGTGGTAAAAATCCAAACAGGGTCAGACTGGATCAAGAGCAGTTGGAGAACGAACAAGCTCAAACTTCTTCTCCGGTATCTTACTGGGCACTTAACCCGGACCGGATTCAAAACAGATAA